A single region of the Streptomyces sp. ITFR-16 genome encodes:
- a CDS encoding SUKH-4 family immunity protein, whose product MVTFAQAQERADEWVNGDVPAYQHREVRVREFELGFVVWAEDRADGPVSDGGRQRLVIARDSGEATLWPGLPVGEVIRRYEEEYGSVAAAPAAPEPPQRVDLNQTSFLLSPPEWLQEAADKLGIPDQRADRPGATPPPSSPSSSSPSPVAYEPTASDGVPASSPQLPVGATPWAGTDTNTGADSDDAEVALSATVFAPPLSGADDEGTPPPVVAADAPTALMSGGSQLPRTAIVPGLNPQRPAEPAPPAPGPETPPPPVPGGHTPPPGRPGAGDISDAATSKAAVPPRGARGSGPTAPPPPGAPGTPGARPGAPLPQPSGPGAPGAPAGGYVPTQLVSQLGPPGAPQPPGAPTPPPPPGPTPPPGGGVHHAATMFADPGQVGPQAPQPPGPPGVPGAPQPPGPPGPPGGQQPPPPPGSTPPPGGGVHHAATMLAGPGQVGPRAPQPPGPPGPPGAPMGAPAGHTPPPAAYGYPQAPTGQPTVGPGYQAVLRYRAPDGSEQQLIRRSAPGTPHPEWQMLHELRAMNVAPQQVIELHTELESCELPGGYCARMIRETWPQVRITSVAPYGTDHASRQQGMQHLLTHQGELHQVADGPARPAPVRAPLPQMPPAMPVPPEAIAEEMLQTFGPQGVLRFDQRAVSRQGVPEIVARTLVWAGLPADFGPFFWAQPGQPVVPTLAELAAQRQVQPAPDAGSYLVMGSDFGRAICVQYGTAHIVAVPVEAGPGGQSVPPQFVNTGLPEFTRSMALLGRMWRLRFGLNPEQAGRWTVDFQAQLVALDPAALASPESWWSVLLEQMWDGLI is encoded by the coding sequence ATGGTGACCTTCGCACAGGCGCAGGAGCGGGCGGACGAGTGGGTCAACGGCGACGTCCCGGCGTATCAGCACCGTGAGGTGCGGGTCCGCGAGTTCGAGCTGGGTTTCGTGGTGTGGGCCGAGGACCGGGCCGACGGACCTGTCTCGGACGGCGGCCGCCAGCGGCTGGTGATCGCCCGGGACAGCGGCGAGGCCACGCTGTGGCCGGGGCTGCCGGTGGGCGAGGTGATACGGCGTTACGAGGAGGAGTACGGCTCGGTCGCCGCGGCACCGGCCGCCCCCGAGCCGCCGCAGCGCGTCGATCTGAACCAGACGTCGTTCCTGCTGAGCCCCCCGGAGTGGCTCCAGGAGGCGGCGGACAAGCTGGGTATCCCGGACCAGCGGGCGGACCGCCCCGGCGCCACCCCGCCCCCCTCATCCCCTTCTTCTTCCTCGCCCTCTCCCGTCGCGTACGAGCCGACCGCCTCGGACGGGGTTCCGGCGTCCTCGCCGCAGCTGCCGGTCGGGGCCACGCCCTGGGCCGGGACCGACACCAACACCGGCGCGGACTCCGACGACGCCGAGGTGGCGCTGTCGGCCACGGTGTTCGCGCCGCCGCTCTCGGGCGCCGACGACGAGGGCACGCCGCCCCCGGTGGTGGCGGCCGACGCCCCGACCGCGCTGATGTCGGGCGGCAGTCAGCTGCCCAGGACGGCCATCGTGCCGGGCCTGAACCCGCAGCGGCCCGCCGAGCCCGCGCCGCCCGCGCCGGGTCCGGAGACCCCGCCGCCGCCCGTGCCCGGTGGGCACACGCCCCCGCCCGGCCGCCCCGGTGCCGGGGACATCTCCGACGCCGCGACCAGCAAGGCGGCCGTGCCGCCGCGCGGGGCGCGCGGGAGCGGCCCGACGGCTCCGCCCCCGCCCGGAGCGCCCGGTACGCCGGGCGCGCGCCCGGGTGCTCCGCTGCCGCAGCCCTCGGGTCCGGGTGCGCCCGGCGCCCCGGCGGGCGGTTATGTGCCGACGCAGCTCGTCTCGCAGCTGGGCCCGCCCGGCGCACCGCAGCCGCCCGGCGCCCCGACGCCTCCGCCGCCGCCCGGTCCGACCCCGCCGCCCGGTGGCGGGGTGCACCATGCCGCGACGATGTTCGCCGACCCCGGCCAGGTCGGTCCGCAGGCCCCGCAGCCGCCGGGCCCGCCCGGCGTCCCGGGGGCTCCGCAGCCGCCCGGTCCGCCCGGTCCGCCCGGCGGGCAGCAGCCGCCTCCGCCGCCCGGTTCGACCCCGCCGCCCGGTGGCGGGGTGCACCACGCGGCGACGATGCTCGCGGGCCCCGGACAGGTCGGTCCGCGGGCCCCGCAGCCGCCGGGCCCGCCCGGTCCCCCCGGTGCGCCGATGGGCGCGCCGGCCGGCCACACCCCGCCCCCGGCGGCGTACGGCTATCCGCAGGCGCCGACCGGTCAGCCGACCGTCGGTCCCGGCTACCAGGCGGTGCTGCGCTACCGCGCGCCCGACGGCAGCGAGCAGCAGCTCATCCGCCGCTCGGCGCCGGGCACCCCGCACCCCGAGTGGCAGATGCTGCACGAGCTGCGGGCGATGAACGTGGCCCCGCAGCAGGTCATCGAGCTGCACACGGAGCTGGAGTCCTGTGAGCTGCCGGGCGGTTATTGCGCCCGGATGATCCGGGAGACCTGGCCGCAGGTGCGGATCACCAGCGTCGCCCCGTACGGCACGGACCACGCCAGCCGGCAGCAGGGCATGCAGCATCTGCTGACGCATCAGGGCGAGCTGCACCAGGTGGCCGACGGCCCGGCGCGGCCGGCTCCGGTGCGCGCGCCGCTGCCGCAGATGCCGCCCGCGATGCCGGTGCCGCCGGAGGCCATCGCGGAGGAGATGCTGCAGACCTTCGGTCCGCAGGGCGTGCTCCGCTTCGACCAGCGCGCGGTGTCGCGCCAGGGTGTGCCGGAGATCGTGGCGCGGACGCTGGTGTGGGCGGGGCTGCCCGCCGACTTCGGGCCGTTCTTCTGGGCGCAGCCGGGTCAGCCGGTGGTGCCGACGCTGGCGGAGCTGGCCGCGCAGCGCCAGGTGCAGCCGGCTCCGGACGCGGGCTCGTATCTCGTGATGGGGTCCGACTTCGGCCGGGCGATCTGTGTGCAGTACGGCACGGCGCACATCGTGGCCGTACCGGTGGAGGCGGGTCCGGGCGGGCAGTCGGTGCCGCCGCAGTTCGTCAACACCGGGCTGCCGGAGTTCACCCGTTCCATGGCGCTGCTGGGCCGGATGTGGCGGCTGCGGTTCGGCCTCAACCCGGAGCAGGCGGGCCGCTGGACGGTCGACTTCCAGGCGCAGCTGGTGGCGCTGGACCCGGCGGCGCTGGCGTCGCCGGAGAGCTGGTGGTCGGTGCTGCTGGAGCAGATGTGGGACGGCCTGATCTGA